In the genome of Desulfovibrio desulfuricans, one region contains:
- a CDS encoding manganese-dependent inorganic pyrophosphatase, giving the protein MSALVIGHMNPDTDSIISAIAAADLYSKRGLDVTPAAQGAPTPETEFVLKKFGLTAPQVVADVAGKNLYLVDYSDLAQAPKGMDSACVLGIADHHKLGDVTTSAPLEAWIWPVGCTCTVLKNMFDFYGVEIPKGIAGGMLCAILSDTVIFKSPTCTPADKKAVEELAKIAGVSDVMTLGMEMFKVKSAVEGTSMKDLVFRDYKDFDMGGKKVGIGQLEVVDLSILEPVKAGLQAEIARVKGEGRHSVFLLLTDIMKEGSEMLIVSDDPSVVEKAFGVKPKGKSVWLPGVMSRKKQVVPNFEKAFK; this is encoded by the coding sequence ATGTCCGCATTAGTTATTGGTCACATGAATCCCGATACCGACAGCATCATTTCTGCCATTGCCGCCGCCGACCTGTACAGCAAGCGCGGTTTGGACGTTACCCCTGCCGCTCAGGGCGCGCCCACTCCTGAAACCGAATTCGTGCTCAAGAAGTTCGGTCTTACCGCTCCTCAGGTTGTTGCCGACGTGGCTGGCAAGAATCTGTACCTGGTGGACTATTCCGATCTGGCTCAGGCCCCCAAGGGAATGGACTCCGCCTGTGTGCTCGGCATCGCTGATCATCACAAGCTTGGTGATGTGACCACCTCCGCGCCCCTCGAAGCCTGGATCTGGCCCGTGGGCTGCACCTGCACCGTGCTGAAGAACATGTTTGACTTCTACGGCGTGGAAATTCCCAAGGGCATCGCTGGCGGCATGCTGTGCGCCATTCTCTCCGACACCGTTATCTTCAAGTCGCCCACCTGCACCCCCGCCGACAAGAAGGCCGTTGAAGAACTGGCCAAAATCGCCGGCGTGAGCGACGTGATGACTCTGGGCATGGAAATGTTCAAGGTCAAGAGCGCCGTTGAAGGCACCTCCATGAAGGACCTGGTCTTCCGCGACTACAAGGACTTTGACATGGGCGGCAAGAAGGTTGGCATCGGCCAGCTGGAAGTGGTCGACCTTTCCATTCTGGAACCCGTCAAGGCTGGCCTGCAGGCCGAAATCGCCCGCGTGAAGGGCGAAGGCCGTCACAGCGTGTTCCTGCTGCTTACCGACATCATGAAGGAAGGCTCTGAAATGCTGATCGTTTCCGACGATCCTTCCGTGGTGGAAAAGGCTTTTGGCGTGAAGCCCAAAGGCAAGTCCGTGTGGCTGCCCGGCGTCATGAGCCGCAAAAAGCAGGTTGTGCCCAACTTTGAAAAGGCTTTCAAATAA
- a CDS encoding tyrosine recombinase XerC, translating to MSGGQGAPKNAGRGRKAAAGQSVDLAAGQSTAMASAQATAGAAGKSAESKNAGQGKPGPDRAQLFIDAFLTWMEVQKGASQATLKAYGSDLGQLAEFLRGQQADLGRPQGVTKRHIQAYLAWLFRLGEAKSSMARKLAAARSYFRFQQRSGGVTENVAAQVRNPRQEKRHPRALNVDETFALLDAGHSAASNTGQGRAMPDSAEAERLLCRDLALAELLYGSGLRISEALGLDVDDVQLSSRVLRVMGKGSRQRLAPLSDTSCDSLKSWLDERPLMALADEQALFVGSRGSRLNRREAARIIERLCRRAGLDFTVSPHSLRHSFATHLLAAGADLRSVQELLGHSRLTTTQRYTQVSLEHLMEVYDKAHPKASKK from the coding sequence ATGAGCGGCGGGCAAGGCGCACCCAAAAATGCGGGGCGAGGCCGCAAGGCAGCCGCTGGTCAATCGGTCGATCTGGCTGCAGGCCAATCGACAGCTATGGCCTCCGCGCAGGCTACCGCCGGGGCGGCGGGTAAATCCGCAGAAAGTAAAAATGCCGGGCAGGGCAAGCCCGGCCCGGACCGCGCACAACTGTTCATTGACGCATTCCTGACCTGGATGGAAGTGCAAAAGGGCGCATCGCAGGCCACGCTCAAGGCCTACGGCAGCGATCTTGGGCAACTGGCGGAATTTTTGCGCGGGCAGCAGGCTGATCTGGGCAGGCCGCAGGGCGTGACCAAGCGGCACATTCAGGCGTATCTGGCCTGGCTGTTTCGCCTGGGCGAGGCCAAAAGCTCCATGGCCCGCAAGCTGGCGGCAGCGCGGTCGTATTTTCGTTTTCAGCAGCGTAGCGGCGGGGTGACGGAAAACGTTGCAGCGCAGGTGCGTAATCCACGGCAGGAAAAGCGCCATCCGCGCGCCCTCAACGTGGACGAAACCTTTGCCCTGCTTGATGCCGGGCACAGCGCCGCGAGCAACACCGGGCAGGGACGGGCCATGCCCGACAGCGCCGAAGCAGAGCGGCTTCTTTGCCGCGATCTGGCGCTGGCCGAGCTGCTGTACGGCTCGGGCTTGCGTATTTCGGAGGCGCTGGGCCTTGATGTGGATGACGTGCAGCTTTCGTCGCGCGTGCTGCGGGTCATGGGCAAGGGGTCGCGCCAGCGGCTTGCCCCGCTTTCAGACACCTCTTGCGACAGCCTCAAGAGCTGGCTTGACGAGCGCCCGCTCATGGCCCTGGCCGACGAACAGGCGCTGTTTGTGGGCTCGCGCGGCTCGCGCCTCAACCGCAGGGAGGCGGCGCGCATCATCGAACGCCTTTGCCGCAGGGCCGGGCTTGATTTTACGGTGTCGCCGCACAGCCTGCGGCATTCGTTTGCCACGCACCTGCTCGCAGCCGGTGCCGACCTGCGCAGCGTGCAGGAGCTGCTTGGGCACAGCAGGCTGACCACTACCCAGCGCTATACGCAGGTGAGTCTTGAGCACCTGATGGAGGTCTACGACAAGGCCCATCCTAAAGCATCGAAAAAATAA